A window from Enterocloster bolteae encodes these proteins:
- a CDS encoding DUF7666 domain-containing protein, with translation MLAYKGFNADLTCTCGRGTFQYEIGKTIKESKSKCRNSGAHCAEYPLECLRWYPLGCGNRYFLVEASGSLDELGGTDTQLACTEITLLKELSLRELVGHAMMYMVNHPLREWEMNMQCCSVRKDKAEAWSEGSMAIARGPHPKVKGAAGSVLGLIREVNGEIEDARLFKVNGTIKPNTWYTLEGREPKEAEG, from the coding sequence ATGCTTGCATACAAAGGATTCAATGCGGACCTGACCTGCACCTGCGGGAGAGGAACGTTTCAGTATGAGATAGGAAAAACCATAAAAGAAAGCAAATCCAAATGCCGGAATTCAGGCGCGCATTGTGCCGAGTACCCGTTAGAGTGTCTGCGGTGGTATCCGCTGGGATGCGGAAACAGGTATTTTCTGGTGGAGGCCTCCGGAAGCCTGGACGAACTGGGTGGGACCGATACCCAGCTGGCCTGTACAGAAATCACCCTGTTAAAGGAGCTGTCCCTCCGGGAGCTGGTTGGCCATGCCATGATGTATATGGTCAATCATCCGCTCCGGGAGTGGGAAATGAACATGCAGTGCTGCAGCGTCAGAAAGGATAAGGCAGAGGCATGGAGCGAGGGAAGCATGGCAATTGCCAGAGGCCCGCATCCCAAAGTCAAGGGAGCGGCCGGCAGCGTCCTGGGATTAATCCGGGAAGTAAACGGCGAGATTGAGGATGCAAGGCTGTTTAAAGTAAACGGAACTATAAAACCGAATACATGGTACACCCTGGAGGGCAGGGAACCGAAGGAGGCAGAGGGATGA
- a CDS encoding helix-turn-helix domain-containing protein, with amino-acid sequence MKCLNERLRELRKKCGLSQEEFGKKLGVTKTAVSKMELGTYQITDTMLKLICSEFNVNEKWLRSGEGGEGDMFIKPQKNDLIARAAQLLGEKDPVFEAFVATYSKLSPSNRKVLLEFGLEFLNNLDIPDDN; translated from the coding sequence GTGAAATGTTTGAATGAACGACTCAGAGAGTTAAGAAAAAAATGCGGATTAAGCCAAGAAGAATTTGGGAAAAAGCTCGGTGTCACCAAAACAGCTGTAAGTAAAATGGAATTAGGTACATATCAAATAACAGATACAATGTTGAAACTTATATGTTCAGAATTTAATGTGAATGAAAAATGGCTTCGCTCTGGCGAGGGAGGCGAAGGCGATATGTTTATTAAACCACAAAAAAACGACCTTATTGCCAGGGCCGCTCAATTATTGGGTGAGAAGGACCCAGTATTTGAAGCGTTTGTCGCCACATACAGTAAACTGAGTCCTTCCAATCGTAAAGTTTTATTGGAGTTTGGATTAGAGTTTTTAAATA
- a CDS encoding RNase H family protein — MQDVNIYIETSFHGPARKDGEYLYLLECIRNGAPATREGRGAMERATENQLALTALAEALGRLNCPCELRIYTTCQHIINAMQNRWARQWQKNEWRNAKGTPVKNADLWEKILQELDPHRYLFTDEHHEYRQWMQSEFRKGKIT; from the coding sequence GTGCAGGACGTGAACATCTACATAGAGACCTCCTTCCATGGACCGGCCAGGAAGGACGGCGAATATCTTTATCTCCTGGAATGCATCAGGAACGGGGCGCCGGCCACCAGGGAGGGACGGGGAGCCATGGAGCGGGCTACAGAGAACCAGCTCGCCCTTACGGCCCTGGCAGAGGCCCTGGGCCGCCTGAACTGCCCGTGTGAGCTGCGGATATACACCACCTGTCAGCATATTATCAACGCAATGCAAAACAGATGGGCCAGACAGTGGCAGAAAAACGAGTGGAGAAACGCCAAGGGAACACCCGTAAAGAACGCGGACCTTTGGGAAAAAATCCTTCAGGAGCTGGACCCGCACCGGTACCTGTTTACAGACGAACACCACGAATACAGGCAATGGATGCAATCAGAATTTAGGAAAGGGAAGATAACATGA